One part of the Coffea eugenioides isolate CCC68of chromosome 10, Ceug_1.0, whole genome shotgun sequence genome encodes these proteins:
- the LOC113750286 gene encoding isoamylase 3, chloroplastic, protein MYKAARTKRNCTGYCSYVSQCSLAPSPTELTLEVAPRTRDEVVNQLFPSFSGRRSLTAGGENLPEVSTFRVPQILVGKIKMMKNMMVLSSSATFISSNFYPSFLLPFHHSSSVMGQKRVNFFVLGFLSLNCCKRASGENSAHRFSSKIEDYGKIRFPDVYAPRAQQQQQQLIEEEAPPMTEVIPSLRVSPGQAHPLGASELENGVNFAIFSQHATSVTLCLQLPQSREKLDTLHGEMIELTLDPQVNRTGDIWHICVEDLPRSNVLYGYYMDGPKDWSQGHRFDRSILLIDPYAKLVEGRRVFGDLNNRGSQFLGTFDFDTLPFDWGDGYKLPNIPEKDLVIYEMNVRGFTADESSGLDPSIRGSYLGVIEKIPHLLELGINAVELLPAFEFDELEFQRRRNPRDHMINTWGYSTINFFAPMSRYASAGGGPVSASREFKEMVKALHGAGIEVILDVVYNHTNEADDENPYTTSFRGIDNKIYYMVDLNNGGQLLNFSGCGNTFNCNHPVVMEFILDSLRHWVTEYHIDGFRFDLASVLCRGADGSPLNAPPLVRAIAKDSILSRCKIIAEPWDCGGLYLVGSFPNWDRWAEWNGIYRDDVRKFIKGDAGMKGSFATRMAGSADLYRVNKRKPCHSINFVIAHDGFTLYDLVSYNTKHNDANGEGGNDGSNDNFSWNCGAEGETADPKIQALRSRQMKNFHLALMASQGVPMMLMGDEYVHTRYGNNNSYGHDTAINHFQWGHLEAKNDHFRFFSELIKFRNRHHVFRRENFIGKSQVTWHEDNWDNAESKVLAFTLHDENGDDVYLVFNAHDYFVKVGIPSPPQKRRWFRVVDTNLESPDDVVLEGVPGIGTRYNVAPYSSVLLKAKKK, encoded by the exons ATGTACAAGGCTGCAAGGACTAAGCGAAATTGTACCGGATACTGTAGCTATGTAAGTCAGTGTAGCTTGGCGCCAAGTCCCACAGAGCTAACCTTGGAAGTGGCACCTCGAACCCGTGATGAGGTAGTTAATCAgctttttccttcattttccgGCCGTCGGAGTTTAACCGCCGGTGGAGAAAACCTCCCGGAAGTCTCCACTTTCAGGGTCCCACAG ATTCTTGTTGGGAAAATAAAGATGATGAAGAATATGATGGTGCTTTCCAGTTCTGCTACATTCATTTCTAGTAATTTCTACCCTTCTTTCCTGTTGCCATTTCACCACTCCTCCTCCGTCATGGG ACaaaaaagagtaaatttttttgttttgggttttCTCAGTTTGAACTGTTGTAAAAGAGCATCGGGGGAAAATTCTGCCCACAGATTTTCTAGTAAG ATAGAAGATTATGGCAAAATCAGATTTCCTGATGTATATGCTCCTCGAGCCCAACAACAACAGCAGCAATTGATTGAG GAAGAAGCTCCACCAATGACAGAGGTCATTCCTTCACTAAGAGTTTCCCCAGGTCAGGCACATCCACTTGGAGCATCAGAGCTTGAGAATGGTGTTAATTTTGCCATTTTTTCTCAGCATGCAACTTCAGTCACGCTTTGCTTGCAACTTCCTCAGAG TCGGGAAAAGCTTGACACCTTGCATGGAGAGATGATTGAATTGACGCTGGATCCTCAAGTGAATCGAACTGGAGATATATGGCACATTTGTGTTGAG GATTTGCCTCGCAGCAATGTCCTGTATGGCTACTACATGGATGGTCCTAAAGATTGGAGTCAAGGTCATCGATTTGATAGAAGCATTCTGCTGATTGATCCCTATGCTAAGCTTGTTGAAGGCCGGCGAGTTTTTGGAGATCTTAACAATAGAGGGTCACAGTTTTTAGGAACTTTTGACTTTGATACCTTGCCATTTGACTGGGGTGACGGTTACAAGCTTCCCAATATACCCGAG AAAGATCTTGTTATATATGAAATGAATGTCCGGGGTTTTACAGCCGATGAATCTAGTGGATTGGATCCAAGCATACGTGGCAGCTACCTTGGTGTGATTGAAAAG ATACCTCATCTCTTAGAGCTTGGCATAAATGCTGTAGAATTGCTGCCTGCCtttgagtttgatgaattgGAGTTCCAAAGGCGCCGTAATCCTAGAGATCACATG ATCAACACGTGGGGTTATTCAACTATAAATTTCTTTGCACCTATGAGTCGCTATGCAAGTGCCGGTGGGGGACCTGTCAGTGCTTCTAGAGAGTTCAAAGAAATGGTTAAGGCACTACATGGTGCAGGAATAGAG GTCATTTTGGATGTTGTTTATAACCATACAAATGAGGCTGATGATGAGAACCCATATACTACCTCTTTCCGTGGGATAGATAACAAG ATTTATTACATGGTGGATTTGAACAATGGTGGTCAGCTGTTGAACTTTTCAGGCTGTG GGAACACATTCAACTGCAATCATCCTGTGGTCATGGAGTTTATACTTGATAGCTTGAGGCACTG GGTCACAGAGTATCATATCGATGGATTTCGCTTTGATCTAGCCAGCGTTCTTTGTCGAGGAGCTGATGGTTCTCCACTTAATGCTCCCCCACTTGTTAGA GCAATTGCTAAAGATAGTATCCTATCACGGTGTAAGATTATTGCAGAACCTTGGGATTGTGGAGGTCTTTATCTTGTTGGAAGTTTTCCAAATTGGGATAG GTGGGCCGAGTGGAATGGTATATACCGTGACGATGTTAGAAAGTTTATAAAG GGTGATGCTGGAATGAAAGGGAGTTTTGCAACTAGAATGGCAGGTTCTGCTGATCTTTACAGA GTCAACAAGCGCAAGCCTTGTCACAGTATCAATTTTGTTATTGCACATGATGGGTTTACGCTATATGATCTTGTTTCATATAACACTAAG CATAATGATGCAAATGGAGAAGGTGGCAATGATGGAAGCAATGACAACTTCAGCTGGAATTGCGGAGCTGAAG GAGAAACTGCAGACCCAAAAATTCAGGCACTACGTTCCCGTCAAATGAAAAATTTCCATTTAGCACTAATGGCATCACAG GGGGTACCAATGATGCTCATGGGGGATGAATATGTACATACTCGTTACGGTAATAACAACAGCTATGGCCATGATACTGCTATCAACCATTTCCAGTGGGGACAT TTGGAGGCCAAGAATGATCACTTCAGGTTTTTCTCGGAGTTAATAAAATTTCGCAACCGGCATCATGTTTTTAGAAGAGAAAATTTTATTGGGAAG AGTCAGGTGACATGGCATGAAGACAACTGGGACAATGCAGAAAGTAAAGTTTTGGCATTTAC GCTTCATGATGAGAATGGAGACGATGTTTACCTTGTATTCAATGCACATGATTATTTTGTTAAAGTTGGGATACCATCTCCACCACAAAAAAGACGGTGGTTCAGAGTG GTAGACACAAATCTGGAATCGCCAGATGATGTCGTGCTCGAAGGTGTTCCGGGAATTGGGACTAGATACAATGTTGCACCTTACTCTTCGGTGCTTCTTAAAGCAAAAAAGAAGTGA
- the LOC113748944 gene encoding classical arabinogalactan protein 5-like, with amino-acid sequence MAFSRVVLALMMFAVVVGAAVAQAPGASPAASPKKSPAPAASPNKAVTAPTPSAAATSPVSAPKTSPTAGPAASPPSPSTVATPASGPSATSPSSIAGNPSGAPASTPNGAPASTPGNGAALNRVTVVGSAGVAFLAAALLF; translated from the coding sequence ATGGCTTTTTCAAGAGTGGTTTTGGCTTTGATGATGTTCGCTGTTGTGGTTGGAGCAGCGGTGGCTCAAGCACCGGGAGCATCACCGGCGGCTTCACCGAAGAAATCACCGGCTCCAGCAGCATCACCAAACAAGGCAGTTACCGCACCGACTCCCTCCGCTGCTGCGACGTCACCGGTTTCCGCTCCCAAGACCTCGCCAACCGCCGGTCCCGCGGCTTCTCCACCATCGCCTTCAACCGTTGCTACCCCTGCCTCTGGTCCTTCTGCTACTTCTCCGTCGTCCATCGCTGGCAATCCTTCTGGTGCTCCAGCTTCCACTCCTAACGGTGCTCCCGCTTCCACTCCTGGTAACGGTGCTGCATTGAACAGAGTCACCGTCGTTGGATCTGCTGGCGTAGCATTCCTTGCTGCCGCCTTGTTGTTCTAG
- the LOC113748986 gene encoding blue copper protein-like — MAKQSSGILCLILIAFAAVPSWATDYTVGDTSGWALGIDYTSWTGGKTFKVGDNLVFNYATSHTVDEVTQSDYGTCAVGNAISTDNTGATTIPLKTPGTHYFICGVVGHCGGGMKLSVTVTGGGPTASPPAGSGTTTSPSSGTTTTPATATTTLTPPSSTTTTTQPSSSAALTPFGALFFTLVALISKLVMS; from the exons ATGGCAAAACAAAGTTCTGGGATTTTATGCTTGATCCTGATCGCTTTTGCTGCTGTTCCAAGTTGGGCAACTGATTACACAGTTGGAGACACTTCTGGTTGGGCACTAGGGATTGATTATACCTCATGGACTGGTGGGAAGACCTTCAAAGTTGGCGACAACCTTG TATTCAATTATGCAACTAGCCATACCGTGGATGAAGTGACACAAAGTGATTATGGCACATGCGCAGTGGGAAATGCCATTAGTACAGACAACACAGGCGCAACTACCATCCCTCTCAAAACTCCCGGGACACATTATTTCATCTGTGGTGTCGTTGGCCACTGCGGCGGTGGGATGAAGTTATCCGTCACCGTGACAGGAGGAGGACCTACTGCATCTCCACCAGCTGGAAGCGGAACAACTACTTCTCCATCATCTGGCACCACTACTACTCCGGCAACCGCTACAACTACCCTAACACCACCTTCAAGCACCACAACTACTACCCAGCCATCGTCTTCAGCAGCTCTCACTCCATTTGGAGCCTTGTTTTTCACTTTGGTAGCTCTGATTTCTAAGTTGGTTATGTCTTAA